The proteins below come from a single Ptychodera flava strain L36383 chromosome 6, AS_Pfla_20210202, whole genome shotgun sequence genomic window:
- the LOC139135898 gene encoding peregrin-like, with amino-acid sequence MMALDFDVQTFCQNLRATKPPYECPVRECARVYKSYSGMEYHLYNFDHSNPSNNNNTSAHSKNNSAKPGTYRKGRYHHRMVRRSPSPSPVEFVRSPTREALTYAQAQRLVEVDIEGQTHRLDIHDPIEVMTEDEMDQTKPESKEEMKDKPNSKGKGKESVKVRKEASNAGTSSTKLPEASFRVLSEYVEPPDAPKRPVAYYRYIEKSADELDDEIEYDMDEEDYAWLTMLNEKRKTQNLHSVSQEIFETLMDRLEKESYFDSQSSGRGDPNQFIDEDAVCCICSDGECQNSNVILFCDMCNLAVHQECYGVPYIPEGQWLCRRCLQSPSRAVDCALCPNKGGAFKQTDDSRWAHVVCALWIPEVCFANTVFLEPIDSIDHIPSARWKLTCYICKQRGTGACIQCHKANCYTAFHVTCAQQAGLYMKMEPVRETGANGTTVSVRKTAYCDIHTPAAGCDKLSEKGEIDDGKGKGKAWLAKKAKAESRKNMRKARKILAEKRSAMPIVSIPHIPPHRISKITSKVHIQKKNLFFQRLQGYWTLKRQSRNGVPLLRRLQAHHHSQRNKEQRENIEKSNALKEQLKYWQRLRHDLERARLLVELIRKREKLKREQIKVNQLTVEMQLQPFNILLKRILDQLEERDTSNIFAEPVSLDEVPDYLDVISEPMDFSTIRSRMESHFYKTMDDFSRDFDLMINNCLTYNAKDTIFYRAAIKLRDHGGAIIRQAKREAERAGYDPQTGLHLAEAPKISKPEFSLEDVDSLLDPENRADMSLEDQLRQLLEKLDMTCSIKHGGARSKRAKQLKKEINIIRRKLNQQKEQKEAEEQQQQQNKGGKKDKNSEQNKRKCSSSSSSSSGTTSSSSEESSSSEYSDSNHAKQPPPKKKAKAPVKLPAIHSTRTLQRSQSLSPGRGRGRGRRQKRFKSDSETPVVTGLGGSAFRVEPIPETSPIGDHSSAGNSGSGQSHCTSPTQGVGRRTAVLFSKKAGRKPAYLKENQKRPGRSPGRPPKQRPEINADSDLPKKSPSRVTQDGSLHVETEYEGNLPPPQKRKRGRSTSSSSIDSSSSKRLPQAHTHTATLTNGFDANKQQSESFTVYRTDPNRPRSSSDSDSSTTSSSGSGTTTTSSSDCNSSSSEERDNNHKTNKKSRPKLKVNFTEDSGGDSSCGESTADRTKLNGTNRSNLLRELSKRRTSNWASDEDDIPLKALDLVWAKCRGYPSYPALIINPKMPRTGFCHNDVPIPVPPLEVLGNKQHSDEHLYLVLFFDNKRTWQWLPRLKLEPLGVDSGLDNAKLMEGRKSSIRKSVQQAYDRAILHRRRVTGEPIEDSSSGTSEADGVP; translated from the exons ATGATGGCACTCGATTTCGATGTGCAAACTTTTTGTCAGAACTTACGGGCAACGAAACCTCCCTATGAATGTCCCGTCAGAGAATGTGCCAGAGTGTATAAGAGCTACAGTGGTATGGAATATCACTTGTACAACTTCGACCACAGTAATCCCAGCAATAACAATAACACGTCAGCACATAGCAAAAACAACTCGGCCAAGCCAGGAACTTACCGGAAGGGTCGCTATCATCACAGAATGGTCAGGCGATCACCGTCACCGTCGCCTGTTGAATTTGTCAGGTCACCTACCAGGGAAGCACTCACATATGCACAGGCTCAAAGGCTGGTGGAGGTTGACATAGAGGGACAGACTCACAGATTGGACATCCACGATCCAATAGAAGTGATGACAGAAGATGAGATGGACCAGACTAAACCTGAATCGAAAGAGGAGATGAAAGACAAACCCAATTCCAAGGGTAAGGGTAAAGAATCTGTCAAAGTCAGAAAAGAAGCAAGCAACGCCGGTACAAGCTCAACAAAACTGCCAGAAGCATCATTTCGCGTCTTAAGTGAGTATGTTGAACCTCCCGATGCACCGAAACGACCTGTTGCATACTACAGGTACATTGAAAAGTCCGCCGATGAACTTGATGATGAAATTGAGTATGACATGGATGAAGAGGACTATGCATGGTTGACTATGCTTAACGAAAAGAGAAAGACTCAAAACCTTCACTCTGTCTCACAGGAAATTTTTGAAACCCTGATGGACAGATTAGAGAAAGAATCATACTTTGATAGTCAGTCATCTGGCCGAGGAGATCCAAATCAGTTCATTGATGAAGATGCTGTGTGCTGTATATGTAGTGATGGTGAGTGTCAGAATAGTAATGTCATTCTCTTTTGTGACATGTGCAACTTGGCTGTCCACCAGGAATGTTATGGGGTGCCGTATATACCAGAGGGACAATGGCTATGTCGGCGCTGTCTCCAGTCACCATCCAGAGCTGTTGACTGTGCCCTGTGTCCAAACAAAGGTGGTGCTTTTAAACAAACCGATGATAGCCGATGGGCTCATGTTGTCTGTGCACTGTGGATCCCAGAGGTTTGTTTTGCAAATACTGTATTCCTAGAACCAATCGATAGCATTGACCATATCCCATCTGCCAGGTGGAAACTTACATGTTACATTTGTAAACAGCGGGGCACAGGTGCATGCATTCAATGCCACAAAGCAAACTGTTACACTGCATTCCATGTGACTTGTGCGCAACAGGCAGGCCTGTATATGAAAATGGAGCCAGTCAGGGAGACTGGAGCCAATGGAACTACAGTGAGTGTCCGGAAAACTGCTTATTGCGATATCCATACTCCAGCTGCTGGCTGTGACAAACTGTCAGAAAAGGGAGAGATTGATGATGGCAAAGGGAAAGGTAAAGCATGGCTAGCCAAAAAGGCAAAAGCTGAGTCCAGGAAGAATATGAGGAAAGCCAGAAAAATCCTAGCAGAGAAGCGATCAGCAATGCCGATAGTCTCAATACCACATATCCCACCACACAG AATCAGCAAAATCACCAGCAAAGTCCATATCCAAAAGAAAAATCTATTCTTCCAAAGATTGCAAGGTTACTGGACATTGAAAAGGCAGTCGCGGAATGGAGTTCCTCTACTTAGGAGACTGCAAGCACATCACCATTCACAAAGAAATAAAGAACAG AGAGAGAACATTGAGAAGAGCAATGCACTGAAAGAACAGTTGAAATACTGGCAGAGGTTGAGACATGATTTAGAACGGGCCAGACTTCTGGTGGAACTAATCAGAAAGAGAGAGAAACTCAAACGTGAACAG ATTAAGGTGAATCAGTTGACTGTGGAAATGCAATTACAGCCGTTCAACATTTTACTGAAACGCATTCTGGACCAACTTGAGGAGAGGGACACAAGTAACATCTTTGCTGAGCCGGTCTCACTTGATGAG GTGCCTGACTATCTGGATGTGATCTCAGAACCGATGGATTTTTCCACAATACGATCAAGAATGGAAAGTCATTTCTACAAGACAATGGATGATTTCAGTAGAGACTTTGATCTGATGATCAATAACTGTCTCACATACAATGCAAAGGATACCATATTCTACAGGGCAGCCATCAAGCTCCGGGACCAT GGTGGTGCAATCATTAGACAGGCAAAGAGAGAAGCTGAGAGGGCTGGTTATGACCCACAGACTGGTTTGCATTTAGCAGAAGCACCGAAAATAAGTAAACCAGAGTTCTCCCTTGAAGATG TTGACAGTTTACTAGATCCGGAAAATCGTGCCGATATGTCTCTGGAGGACCAATTAAGACAGCTATTAGAGAAGTTGGACATGACATGCTCCATCAAACACGGAG GTGCCAGGTCAAAGCGAGCAAAACAACTTAAGAAAGAAATCAACATCATCCGACGAAAACTTAACCAACAAAAGGAACAGAAAGAGGCTGAGgagcaacaacagcagcagaaCAAAGGAGGAAAGAAAGACAAGAACAGTGAGCAAAATAAAAGGAAATGCAGTAGTAGTAGCAGCAGTAGCAGCGGAACAACCAGCAGTAGCTCTGAGGAAAGTTCAA GTTCAGAGTATAGTGATTCCAACCATGCCAAACAGCCTCCACCCAAGAAGAAAGCCAAAGCCCCCGTCAAACTGCCTGCCATACACTCAACAAGGACTTTACAGAGGAGTCAGTCTCTATCGCCAGGGCGGGGCCGGGGCAGGGGACGTCGACAAAAGCGATTCAAATCAGACTCTGAAACACCAGTGGTCACTGGCCTCGGTGGGAGTGCTTTTAGAGTGGAACCCATTCCTGAGACTAGTCCCATCGGGGATCACTCCAGTGCTGGAAATTCAGGATCTGGACAGTCACACTGTACATCTCCAACTCAAGGTGTTGGCCGACGTACAGCAGTACTATTCAGCAAAAAGGCGGGCCGGAAACCTGCATACTTGAAAGAGAACCAGAAGAGGCCTGGTCGATCCCCAGGTAGACCTCCGAAACAGAGACCTGAAATTAATGCTGACTCTGACTTGCCCAAGAAATCTCCAAGCAGGGTGACACAAGATGGTAGCCTTCACGTTGAAACTGAATACGAAGGAAACTTGCCACCACCTCAGAAGCGCAAACGAGGGCGCAGTACTAGTAGCAGTAGCATTGACAGCTCAAGTAGCAAACGTTTGCCTCAAGCTCACACCCACACTGCCACTTTAACTAATGGGTTTGATGCCAACAAGCAACAGAGCGAGAGTTTCACAGTGTACAGGACTGACCCCAACCGTCCACGGAGTAGTTCAGACTCTGACAGTAGCACAACCAGCAGCAGTGGTAGTGGTACCACTACCACATCCTCCTCAGACTGTAACTCCAGCAGCTCTGAGGAGAGAGATAACAATCACAAAACGAACAAAAAATCAAGGCCTAAATTGAAAGTGAACTTCACAGAAGACAGTGGTGGTGATTCATCATGTGGAGAGAGTACAGCTGACCGAACCAAACTCAATGGGACCAACAGATCAAATTTACTTCGAG AGCTCAGCAAGAGACGTACAAGTAATTGGGCCTCTGATGAAGATGACATCCCTTTGAAAGCTTTAGATCTTGTGTGGGCAAAGTGTAGAGGCTATCCTTCATACCCAGCACTG attATTAATCCTAAGATGCCCAGGACTGGTTTTTGCCATAACGATGTACCCATTCCCGTACCTCCTCTTGAAGTACTCGGCAACAAACAACACTCAGATGAACATTTATATTTGGTGCTATTCTTTGACAACAAGAGGACATG gcAATGGCTTCCGAGGTTGAAACTAGAACCACTCGGCGTGGATTCAGGACTGGACAATGCTAAACTGATGGAAGGAAGGAAATCTTCCATTAGGAAGTCAGTACAGCAGGCATATGACAGAGCCATCCTTCACCGGAGAAGGGTGACTGGGGAACCGATTGAAGACAGTTCAAGTGGAACCAGTGAAGCCGATGGTGTACCGTGA